The sequence gtattttatcaaTTCCAAAGGCATTATCATCACCTAACTATCTTAACAGATCACGAGACTTTGCATCCCAGAATGAGATCCTTTACCTCCCCTAGAGTGCTAAAGACTGGTATACAAAATTGCACATTTTTCCTGTAGCAGAAGACTAGAGATGACTGCATGGGCTTTATTAAAGATGATATCCAAAAACTGTTTCAATAGTAGTTTTTTTGGAATACTAACACCAAAAAGGACATTGAAATAGCTCCAACTTGAATGAATCTGGCTACTGGACAAGGATAGAGTAGCTTATGAACAGAAGTTATTGAGCTAACACACATTCCTGTCATACCTAACTATGGAATTATTTACTTAACATATGAGGAAAGCACTTAACTTTATTTCAGGcctaatttattatttatcgATGCCTGAATGACCCTGTAAATTGGATTTCTAAGGAGCATACCTGGCCTGAAGTCATGGCCCCACTGACTGCAACAGTGGACCTCATCTACAGCAATGCGAGCAAGACATCCTGCTTGATAAGCTTTCTCTAGCTTTGACATGAACATTTTGCTCTTTGCAATCTTCTCTGGGGTCACATAAAGGAGCTTCAGTTGTGAATTTCTGTCTAGCATCTGCGTATGAACCCACTTCACATGTTCCTGttcaaaacaaaaggagaaatcaGGCGTGAGGAAACTAGGACAACACACTGAAGTTGTTTACTGCTAGGATTCTTAAGAGGCTATTGACAATTCATAGGAATAAACCAACAGACAGATAAACTGTTACACAATATTTCCACTGCTGCAAGTCTTTGCAAAAGACCACTATATATAAAACACTAATTTTAATACTTggaaaaatctttcacataagtctgaaaaacaaaactattcaatttttgttcttgcttcAGCATCTGTCGTCAGTATTTTCCCATTAAACTATAATGTATCAAGCAAACCTGTGATACTACAAGTATAAATACATAATCTACCTATTCCATGAAAGCTGTTGGTCTAAATGTGCCCTTGTTATTAAAACAAGAATGCTATAAATTCATTCATGTTACCCATaccacagcacacagctggcaaTATTCTGTTGATGGCATTGGCTGCTAAAACTGTGCCATTCAGTGTTCATAAATAACAGAAACAGAGGCAAGATGCAAGCTTGGGCATAAAATCTTAACAGATAAACATACCTTACTGCTTGAAGCATTTAATAAAGTTGCAGAAATGCCGAGCTGTTCCAAAACCATGAGCTGATCTTCCATAAGTGATATCAAAGGACATATCACAAGTGTAAAACCTGTAATAATAAATTATCTGTGACATCTGAACCATTAAGTTTGCATGCTGTCACTTCTAAtacttcttcttttttaaataatgcatcAATCCTGTTCTGTTAGAACTGCCTAATAGGAGCTTAAACTTTATATACTTAGTAGCTGATTCCTCTCCTAGATAGCTGATGAATGCAAGGTCACATAGGGACGTTTGATTACCTGACTACAACATGCACCTTCTCTTAAAATCTAGAACTAAGCTTCAAAAAGCAGAGTATAAGGACTaatatacaaaacaaagcaagttcGATTCACAGCTGTGTCATGAGGTGACACGTAACTAAGCAATGCTAGGTACCGATACGCTTGATCTTTGTAAATAAAGAAACTTCCATGCAGTCAGATgggttattttttccaaaagaagtttaaaaactACAGCTggatacttgtttttttttgttttNNNNNNNNNNNNNNNNNNNNNNNNNNNNNNNNNNNNNNNNNNNNNNNNNNNNNNNNNNNNNNNNNNNNNNNNNNNNNNNNNNNNNNNNNNNNNNNNNNNNTGCTGCTTTTTTTAATCCAGACAACAGCATTCAATGCATATTCGTTGCCCAAAATAAGATTTAGTTTGTTGGGCTGCATTACCATTAGAACTACAGAACTAGCACAAATCACTGTAACAGAAGCTTTTCTATTTCctacaaaatctttttttttcctcgaaGTTTGCATAATAATATCTTATAACTGAAATTGAAATATTCACCAAATGAGCTGGCACAGAGTGTGCACTCATTTTACCTGCTGGGTGCATGATACCCAATGCCTCGAAATCTATTAAATATCTCTTCAAACAAATGCCTGTTATTTTGGACTGACAGAGGCATAAAGAAAGCATATATTTGCCCTACCATTTTCCACTGTGGTTTGCTCCGAAACATAAACACTGCTCATACATGAATGCTGTTAACTATTTCACTGCAGCTAGTGGCTGGCAAGTGAGTAGACCTGAAAATCACAATGGTGGTCTGCCAATCTGTTGATAAAACCatttcatttgggaaaaaaaatatggtatCATTAGCAATTTGGATTGCCAATGTACTGTAGATTTCTCCTTTGCAAACAGTGTAAGTTCAATACTCATATCCATGCAAGTCTACAGAGGTATTACTTAGCCTGACCAATTTTTCAAAGTAAAGCTAAACTTAGAAGGCCTTAGAAACAAAAACTCAGGTACATCACATACCAGGTGAAACTTCAGCACAAAATACATCTCAATAAAACCCAAATGCACAATCATAAATCATGTTTATACTTTATGAGGATATATCACTCACTGCCACCCAgtatcattttctgtttaacttCTTGTTGAACCTGCTTGTGTTACTCACTTATAGATGCACTTTTTAAGCCCATGAATTTTTCCGAACCTTCTGTGTAAAGCTTTTACTTTTCAGTGTATTAAAGAGTATTGTTGAAGCCACAGAACTCTCCCTGTGCAGTTATCTTTCCCCAGTTTGCGACTAATAGTATCAAATCATATGGTAAATTCTTCTAGACGTGTCACCCTTTTCCCACATCCTGAGCTGGCATAGCTTCTATTCTCCTGTCCCTCCTGCCTCATAGCCCCCAGGTTGTTCTAGAGTCTTACGGCAGCTATCCTACTATGCTGTAACTGAGCACAGGTAGAGTACTTGAAAGATGGAAATCTCTGCTACTGGGAATAGGATTCTGCTGCAATCTGATACTACTACctaagaaatcaaaataaaacagaagcgGCTGCCCAAGTGAGCACAGTTAAGCAGCTGAAGCCatacaacaaaaaaacttataccttagcaaaacaaaacaaaaacaattactGTTGTCTCTAGTGAAGTACAGAATAGCAGCAATTTCTCAAATGAGACTAAGTTATAATCAGACAAGGAAAGACTGCTCCAAGTCTACACTATGATAAGAATATGAAAACCAGATCTGGTGGCAGTGCAAAAGGACCCAGAGCCCTCACTGTACCCCCTCTATCAGAATGGATCCCTTCCTCCCTTTTACCTCTGTGTCATTAGCACACAGACAGTTCCTCATTGGAAAGCCATAGGGTATTGATTACCATCCCCACTCACCTTTGCTCCAGGCTGCACGTGATAGATGTGTGAGAGCTGTCAGCTCAAGAGAAGCAGCCCCACACTGACTCCTAACAACCCCAGAGCTGCAGAGTTTGTCTCTGCTCCCCCACCCAAGTCTACCctctccagcagagcagcaacatCCAAGTTCTGTGTTCaagctgctctcttctctttcaaagaaaacttacaaaagcagctgcaagcCCAGGAAGACAGCCAAGTTTGTTTGCCCTTGAAAGCAGGTGGTCATACGAGGCGAAAGACAAAAAGGAGCAGAAGActcctaaggaaaaaaatattcactgtCTTCTAAGCATTAGTTGGAAACTCCAGAAGCTGGgcaacaaaatgctgttttcacaaTCCCTATGTGAAGAtttggtggtttgttttgttttgctcctCAATTCATCACAAATAAAGAAAGTACTAATGCAAGAACATGCATATTGTCAAGGAAAAAACACCATACTGATGAGTTGAGGTTCACTCTCGTTAACATAATGTGTTAAAGAGACAAGTAGTTCCTGTACACAGGGCTGGAAATCCCCTTAGAATTACTAGAGTTACAGCCTCTATAAACCCAGGGTCAGCAAAGAAGGTAAAGGTCCGTATTTAAATAAGTTTCACAGAGGCAGACCTGAGATTGTGAATGAGCtcatatgtacacacacatgtATACATATGCATCTGGCCCAATTGCAATAATGTCCACAGGCGACTCTTGCAAGTCAGCCAAAGGGCATTTCTACAGAATAAAACTTTTGCAAAATAGAGAAGACAAGGACCAGCTACTTGGAGAGTGGGCCTTACTGAGATCACCCCAAAAGTGGCGAAAAAGGAGCTAGAGAAGCCTGCTTAGCCATCTCTTTCACATGAGAATTTCAGCTGATGGCACTATTGCAGCTGGCAGCATTTCACTGCATGCTATGAAACCTCTGAAAACTACAACATAAATGACAAAGCAGAGAGTAAAGTATGCTCTAGTTCACAGCATGCTGTTCAATGGCCAGAGTGCAAATGAATCCCGCTCTCCCTTGCTTGCTTCCCTCTTCTTGGAGAGCACTTCGGCATCCACCAGtaacctcaagtttctttcAGCAGGGCTGTACTCTATCTTTACATCCCCTCATTTGTAATGATGGTGGAGGTAaccatgacccaggtgcaacaccctgcacttggatttgttgaaacTCATGAGGATCTCCAGAGCCTACTGCTCAAtcctgtctaggtctctctggatgacACCCCATCCCTTGGGTGCGTCAGCTGCTTGGTGTTATCCACAAACATGAAGAGGGTGCACACAATCCCCCTGTCcatgtcattgatgaagatgttaaagggCACTTTAACCTCGTGGTACTTACCCATGAgtcatcactgatctccaccCAGTCATTGAGCCACTGACCATTAGTCACTAGATGTGATCTTGTAACCAGTTCCTtgtccatcaaacagtccacccatcaaatccgtatctttccaatttggagaggaGGATGTCTTCTTCAGGACTTGGCCAAGTAATACATCTCTTTGAAGCTGATAATTTCAATGCTTAATGCATCTTATGCTCTTCAGCCACATATAAACTTCACACATTCATAACACATGTTGAACTTCTGTTCTATCCAGCTGTAGGAAGAAACTTCTGAATTCTGTGTGAAActgtcaaaacagaaaatgttctaAATCTTTTACAAAAAAACATGATAATGAACCATGGTCACTGTGACTGATAATTTAAGATGAAATTTCTCCTGCCCCTAAACATAATCACTTGGactctatttttaattacttggCAGTAATATGAACTGCCCATATTTGAGGGGTCAGTGCTTATGATATTTTCATTGGGGcattaaatgaaaaagtgaGCAGTGACAATGGCTTCGCTTTCTGCTCAAAGGAAAAACTAAGGTGAAAAATCTTGGATACTGCTAAATTCACAACTGAAATTCACAAGAGATGTGAATGCTAGGCACCTCCCAGAAAAATGTGCAATATGTTAAAAATTGCATATCACTTAAGAAATTAATAATTCACCCTCTTTAACATAGGCCAATTACCCACATGGTTAAAGTCAACATGTGCTTCTGAGAGGtcgtttttttttcccatattcaTTCTGCATTCAGTTCTGTTTCAGCTACAATCTTACTATCCTTGATGCTCCTTGTCTTTCCTCAATCTCAATGCCACTCCCTGTTGCACACTCTTTTCCCACACATGTCGAAGTCTGCATGTGATTCCATCTTTAACTTTTACCTGgctaaaaaggaaaagtacacacaacaacaacaaaataataaaattaaataaagctgTTATTTTCCAATCCTCTACACTGAAGCCTTCTTATAGGAATGTAGGAATAATGGTGCAATCCTTCAGTTTTGAGACAAGAGATGGGCAGTTTACAAGTACCAAAGGACTTCTTTTTGACCAACCTAGAATTTACTTGTGGGCATGAATTTTCTTAATATTCACAGGCTATCTCCAGCCCTCAACAAACTTCTGTGTTGCTTGGGGAAAAATAGAAGGCAAGAACTACTGCATCCCACTAATTAATCTCATGAAGTGCTATTGAGCCAAAATTTTACACCAAACACTCAAACATCAGGTGAGATAGATAATAGATGGCAACGTAATCATAATTACATATTAAccaaaacagtaattttttttttttaacaaaatgccTTTAATTAAGGAAATTGAGAAATGAGAATGCTCCTAACATTATTTCTAGAGCTCACTAACTGCTGAATTTGCTggaaaagatacaaaaatacCAGTCAGAACAAAGTAATGAAACTGAACAGCCGTGCCTTCGGTGTTAAAACAACCTTTGAAGGAATCTTGCAGCATTAGCTAACCCTAACACCAGATCAACTAGCTAAAACTCAACTCCTATTCACAGAAGAGAGAAACTCATTTCCCTCTGTACTTACAGAGGGTAAGCCAAACCTCTGAGCTTTCCACCTGTCATTCCTAGGGAATCCCCTCAGCTGTCAGCTTTATACTCTCATTTCTCCAGTTTTCCTCCAATTGAAGCTGAACAGCCAATAGATATATAAGATTCACATAAATACATATCTGCTCCCTATTTAAGCCTCGGCAGATCCAGCTGAATTTGGGCCCTGCTATACATTTCTTCCTATACACTTGTTATCAGTATGAACTTCACAGACACTATTTGAAAATTGGAGTTGAGGTTTTTTCTGGTCCAGAtgagcaaaacagaaagaaaagttaaaagtaACAACAAATTAAAGGCTTTCTTCTTCAACTCTTTTTGCCAATCACAGAAGATCCTACTTTACTAGGTGTTCTTGCCTCCTTTTTTATGACCAAAACTTGAAAGAGCTACATGATGCATAAACAGTGTTGCAAATTTTGTAACACTGCAGTGTCATTTACAGCTAGAAATACTCTTTCCAGCTTGAGATTTTGAGCAGGATTTGTATAGCCATATACATGCTGCAGGAGAGTAAGAGCTAAATTTTCATCACTTAATTTATTACACTGCTTGTTTGATCATAGTTACCTTTAAGTAAACTCTCATTACCAGAGATATACCTGAAATTATAACCTTCAAGTCCATATGGTTTGCAATAAACAATCATTGGttttaataatgtaataatatacatgtttcatttatttatttattggaatAATTATCTGTCTTAATTGCTCATTTTCTCTGCAacactacttaaaaaaaaattctatgaaTGTATGCTTCGGTATATCTGAATTCTGAATTGATGTAGATTTAATATATTATTGTAATTTGACAAATCTTTTACAGAATGTGATGAAATCCTGAAACCCTGCTTGGAAAAACATGTTTATTAGCAAGGGCCTTAGAGTGCCCATTAATGCAGACTAGAGACTCTTAAATCATTTAATACAAAATACTATCTTACTGTTCTCTTTAGTTACACTGTTAACACTAAAAAGGATTTGCTTGCTTTGTCAACTTAGTAAATGTTCAACAACATATACTGGAGTATATGAAAAGgcacttttttgttgttgttgttgttgttgttgttaaaataCCTTAAAGAGAAAGGCTTCTTTATGAATGAAAGGAACTTCGGGGAGTTGGATTtaatgacctttaagggtcccttccaacttaaacaaTTCTATGATGCTAAGACAGTTTTTCCCAGTTTTATTTGGGCCAATGTAAATGCTACTTAACATAGATATAATAAACAATGTCAGAATCTGGCCAGGAAATATGTGTTTTATATTATAGAATTATATAACGCCTTCAGTTgtaagggaccttaaagcctggtctagtggttggcgaccctgcgcatagcagggggattgaaactagatgattatggtggtcctttttaacccaggccattccatgattctataatccagttccaaccccatgcTGTGGGCTGGGCTGCCACcgagcagctcaggctgcccagggccccatccaacctggccttgagcacctccagggatggggcacccacagcttctctgggcagactgtgccggtgcctcactgccctctcagtaaaaaatttcttcctaccACCTAACCTAAATCCCTCTCTTATAGTgtgcagccatttccccttgtcctatcactattaaaCTGCAAGAAAttcatttcccttctgcttATAAGCTCTCTTCGTGTGCTGGAAGGTTGCAATGAGAtgccagagccttctctttctccaagctaaacaagcccagctgccTCAATTTTTCTTACATCTTGTAAAAtcatatgtatataaaaatagaGATGTATTATAATGGatctttttaaacaagaaatctGCTCCTTGACTTTGTAAACTGAGATGGCTTAAAGTCAAAAGAACTGTGCTGATTCACACTCCTGGTTCAGTCACAAGTGAATGTACATGGATTCTGTATTTACTTAAGAAAAATTCCAAAANNNNNNNNNNNNNNNNNNNNNNNNNNNNNNNNNNNNNNNNNNNNNNNNNNNNNNNNNNNNNNNNNNNNNNNNNNNNNNNNNNNNNNNNNNNNNNNNNNNNggaagggaagggaagggaagagaagagaagagaagagaagagaagagaagagaagagaagagaagagaagagaagagaagagaagagaagagaagagaatgtATGCCTTTTCATATTCTTCTACAATATTCCAAAGAAAGGTTTTTCAACTTTCTTCAAGTTTATGCCATAATTAGTGATGTAGTAAAGACCAAGCATCTATGAGAGGTATCCCtctcatagaattatagaatcattaaggttggaaatgacctctaagatcatctagtccaaccatcttcttaCCACCAATATTAGctactaaaccatgttcctcactGTGACATCTAcccatttcttgaacacctccaggaacagtgactccaccacctccctggacagcctgttccagtgcctgacctatctttttgaaaataggctattcctaatatccaaatagagcctcccctggtgcaacttaagtccattacctctcatcctatcagtAGTCACATGGGAGAAGTCAAaccccacctcactacaacctcctttcaggttaTTGTAGTCTTGGCCACGTGGGCACACTCCTgtctcatgttcagctgagcactgACTAGCAgccccagatccttctccttCACACAGCTTTCCAGACATTCTGTCCCAAGTATTGCAGAGGGTTGTTGTGaacaaagtgcaggacccaacaATTGGTCTTGTCGAAgctcatcccactggcctcagcccatcaatccagcctgcccagatccctctgtagggcttTCCAACCCCCTAaaagatcaacacttcctcccagcttggtgtcatttgcaaacgtactgagggtacactcaattcccttgtccaggtcatcaataaagatatttaaaaaaggacctgccccagtactgacccctggagaacaccactcatgactggtccccagctggatttaactccattcaccaccactctctgcGCCCAGCCATCCatccagttctttacccagcaaagagtgtacctgtccaagccatgggctgccagcttctccaggagaatactgagtagtcttttttaaaaattcaggtAATTGTTGCATAAAGGCCATACACTACTGTTTGACTACTGTATGAAAATTCATGCCAAGgaataaaaggcagaaaacatcCTCATTTCACAGTGAGGTGCCACCATTTGCTTCCAAGACAGTGAGAGCCGTGCAGAAGTACTGTTGCTCTACGCTTGCATTAAACAAAATTCCTGAACATTCTAGcttctttgtcttctttcaAACTGATAGCTGGATTCAAATTGATCGCTTCTAATTTTCTGAAGTTGATAAGCCTCCAGAAAAGCATATAGAGAATAAATTCCTGTGAGAATTTAGCAAAGCCTTTGTAGCCTCCCTAGACAAGCTACCAAGGAAGCTCAGGCAGTTCAAACTAAATGCTTCCTGCTGAGGTAGTTGAATACCATAGAGATTAATCCCATCCTCAGTGTGAGGATTTCATGCTGTCTCTGTCTCTTTTGACTCCACAGTAGTTATTTTCATGCATATACTATTGCCAGTGAACATGCATGTTTCAGTCACCCAGATAAGTTTCAGCCTAGTTTACgttattttatcttttccttaaaaagaatTTGGGAGCTCCTTTTTTTGTTCTATctctatttttcattactttatATCTTCTGTggtacaataaaaaaaaagaacctagTTCCTTCTACCCATTGTCCAGTGTATAGTTTCCCACCTCCTTACAGTGTCATAGTATTTCGAGttttaaaaaaggaacatttctgaaaataatctCATGTTATATGTCCCTGAAGTGGAATGATAAGATATTAACCAAGCTGTTTGGATGCTGTGGAAAATGCATGAAACAGAGCTACAGCTGTGGAGTCACAAGCTAAGAGAGAAcaaggcaataaataaataaataaataaataaataaataaataaataaataaataacagtgagctaattaaaaaatactatttaCTGAAATACTATAAAAACTGAGGGAGAAGTAGTAGTAGACATAGGAAAAGTCATACCTGTTGATGGTTCCTCTGTAGGTAAAGAGAACAAGCTTTGATTAACATGGCACAGAGGCACGACTGAAGAATTCTCCTGTGGTGAAACGCTGCTTTCAATATGATATCTGTTTGAATCAAAGTAAAACACGTACAGATTGAGAACAAATATATGAGTGAGGAGCCTCATAAATCTGTTTCATGAAGCTACCTGAAAGAGGAGCATGCAGCTATAGCAAGAAGGAAATCCACTTCAAAAATTAACTCAGAATTTATAACAAATCAGACtaggaacaaaagaaacagtGCAGTGTTTGATCCGGACAATTACCCAGTCTCTGACATAATTGTGTAACAGatgtttcagagaaaatgatgaaatacCTTAATGAAGTCCCTCATATCatcttttcccctcttctccctACATTCTAATCCAATTTACACCTTAAGCAGAGGGTGCCACCAGGGCTGTCAGAGCCATACCACATTGGGAGTAACAAGAGTAGAGGGCTCACTGATTAGAAATTAGACAAGCctaaatgattattttgttaagccaagaagaaaagaagtgtgAAAAGGGTTAAAAAGTCATTATGGTCCGTAAAGCCCTTGCCAATGCAGCATTCAAGTTCGATCTCTCAGCCAGGGTCCAGACCAAAGGCATCTGAAAAATCATCTTGCATTGCATATTCAAGCGGATAAGATGCAGTAGTGTAGTGTGACTGCATTGTATCTTCAGAAAGTCCATGCAAGTGGTAGTACAAGAAGTAAGACAAGGCACAGCAAGGCAAGATAAGATAAGATGCCCAGCAGAGTGGTGACAGTCCTCAGAAATGATGGCTGACTTCTGAAGCCATCTCATAAGCAAAACCATCAAAGTTGCTCTGCAGCTGTTTATCATGCTCATGCTCAGCAATTCCTCACTCATTAAGCAATCATATTCAGTAGAAGGAGTTGCATATTAAAGCATGTAAGGATCACAAGAAGCTGTTGTGATTTAACCAAATATGGCAGCTccagcccagggctgctccctAAGGGCTCTCTAAGGACTGCAGCTCCTTCAGACCTCATCCTCTGCTTCACCACAGTCTGCTCCATGGTTGCATGGGCAGATCTGCTCCCTGATGCCCATAGGCTGCAGGGAGACTGCCTACTCGACTGTGGGCTTCTACTGGGTTGTAGGGAGCTTCTGCTCCTCACCTCGAGCACCTCTCACCCTCCTTGATTCCTGTAGGGCTACTTCTCTCCCATTTCTCACTCCTctttcccagctgctgttgCACACCAGTTTTCCCTGTCCTTAACTCTGCTCCCTCGGGGACACAACTAGAGTAATTCCTGACTCAGCTCTGGCTGTGGCAGGTCCCTTTTGGAGCAACTGGAGCTGTCTGAGATGGGGCAGCTCCTGTTATGTTCTCAAAGAGGCCACTCTGCAGCCCTCCCTCTGCTAACAAAGCCTTGGCCCACGAGCCCAGTATACCAAAATACTCACCTTCCAAAtagaaaatgaggaaatgatGTCAAAAGACAGCCAAATGCAAAAACCGTGCAGCCCAAAGCAATTACTTTGGGTCTGTGAAACTTTCCTCCAAAGTAACTCACAAATGCTATCAGCAGCAGGTTACCTGCAGAAAGAACCTGATTTGTATTTACAAACAAAGCcattcttttactttttaaatcaaagaGCAATTTTCATTATATGTTGTTAGCTCAACATCCATTACTTCTCCTATAAACCTATAAAGACTGTAACTAGATAGAGAACTGGTTAAGTGGTGCAGTAATACCCTTCTATCTGTGATATTCTTCTGAAAGACTTACACCACATGAGAAGAACTTGAAAATAGGAGGCAGAATAGAAAAGAGATTATGGTGAAAGAGGAGGTTTTTGACCAACCTGTGTAGAGAAGAGATTTCTCACAACTTTATGTAGAGATTAGGCCCAGGACTACAAAATAAGAGCTGCTTTGGGAAGTTATCTCCTGGGATACTCTATTTAGCAATGTGTGGGAAAGTATATATTCAGAGGTATATATTCAAGTGTTTCTgtattgaaaatattaaatatgagATGACATTCCAAGAAAAGAGGAATAATAAATTGATATTAATTTTAGTAATAGTTTAAGAGgaataaaaagattttgtaaCTAGCgccatttaaaaattcaaatgagaTAAAAAAACTGGAATGTCTCCTCCTCTACTTTCTCAGTGCAAATAAGAGATGTCTGAAGTCTCATACCATGAATTAAGTCCTGCAACAGTAAAAATTTGCTAACTGTTCAACTTCTAATTTTGTGATCGTTTtgtcaaaacaacaaaaccttaTCTATGACTGGTGAGCGTaatgttctgaaagaaaacagcatctttttttATGTATGATTGCTAAACTGACTGCATTGAACCAGTAGCTTGAATGAAACTTGAATACATGTATTTGTACAATCCTAATAAGATCTTATGCCTACACTTGCACAGTCTTAATAAATACTTCATGCCTGGCACATACACTGATCCttaatcattttaaatattaatacgATGATTCGTAGTTACTTTACATCCCTGGAAATAAGAACACTACAACTCAACTTGCTATAGAAAAGTGCATATGAAAGGAtgatctatttaaaataaataaagtttttacttcattaattatatttttatataattaatCTCAGCcatttaatatttcttaaacTCTCCTTATCAAAAGCATATATTCTGGGTATTCAGTCTCTGTCATAACACTGAGTTGCCCCATAACACTGCTTTGCAGGCAGCATCATGGTGTCACAAACAGTTTCTCCTACTTGAATATGCTGAAAAGGGCCTTGTGTCTTACCCACCAGTGTGCGCTAGCCTGTGCAGGTCTTTTCCTCAGTTGAGCCAGGAATCATAAAGATCAAGACTTCAATTTTAAGAACATAAAACATGCTTTGACAATCTCCACTGAATTGGGTCTGAAACTCTTAAGtcttttgtttggcttttgtgGCAATGGCAAGACGTAAGCTTGTCACTGGGCAGTGAAGCTCACTGACAGATTTGAGGGGCACTAACAGTAGAAACCTTATTTACAGTTACATGGgtgtaaaatttaaaatactattGAGTTTGAGTAAGGAGACAATCTACTCCAACCAACTTTGAGTTCACTGATTAAAAAGAACTGTAAAAATACTAATATGAAC is a genomic window of Meleagris gallopavo isolate NT-WF06-2002-E0010 breed Aviagen turkey brand Nicholas breeding stock chromosome 1, Turkey_5.1, whole genome shotgun sequence containing:
- the LOC104912020 gene encoding solute carrier organic anion transporter family member 1A2-like, translating into MGISRQIQTSGLTQKGNMKETRKPRADDKFCGISRLTLFLLALSLAFIGKTMTGAYLNSMYTQIEKQFNIPASLVGIINGSFEIGNLLLIAFVSYFGGKFHRPKVIALGCTVFAFGCLLTSFPHFLFGRYHIESSVSPQENSSVVPLCHVNQSLFSLPTEEPSTVFRGFIACSEMLPAAIVPSAEILM